The [Actinobacillus] rossii genome contains a region encoding:
- the nrfA gene encoding cytochrome c552 gives MSFVYTNITLVINFYGVITVNMLKKTLSSLAMIGLGFAMVNSASAEDYPKTTHEKAEQLQQPLPETAAKRAPTKEELAKPNPELKIDSVNEKFAKDFPRQYNSWAKTAEQTEFHREVEDDPRMIVLWGGYAFAKEFNSPRGHFYTITDVRNILRTGAPKDENSGPQPMACWTCKGPDVARLISELGEEGYFTGKWAKEGAEVVNSIGCADCHDTKSQEFKDGKPALRIARPHVLRALDAVGKTFATSDRTDQRAAVCANCHVEYYFDKSTGASNVVFPWYKGRDVDSIEKYYDEIQFKDWEHSISKAPMLKAQHPDFETWSLGTHGKNGVTCIDCHMAKKQDKDGKVYTDHQVVGNPAKDNFENTCARCHDQSKETMVQTVEQHKKDVREVMLKLEDQLVKAHFEAKAAWDAGATKEEMHDALQAIRHAQWRWDYSAASHGMHIHAPDVALKVIASGLDRAADARTKLAVILAKHGVQQPIQYPDVTTAEKAWKVMGIDIEKERKDKEEFIKTVIPEWNKEAVEKGLILTPPPAK, from the coding sequence ATGAGTTTTGTATATACAAATATAACCTTGGTTATTAATTTTTATGGAGTGATTACCGTGAACATGCTCAAAAAAACACTTTCATCATTAGCGATGATTGGTTTAGGTTTCGCAATGGTAAATTCGGCGTCAGCAGAAGATTACCCAAAAACTACGCACGAAAAGGCGGAACAGTTGCAACAACCTTTACCAGAAACTGCGGCTAAACGTGCGCCGACTAAGGAAGAACTGGCTAAACCAAATCCAGAATTAAAAATTGATTCAGTGAATGAGAAATTCGCAAAAGATTTCCCGCGTCAATATAATTCTTGGGCAAAAACAGCGGAACAAACAGAATTCCATCGTGAAGTAGAAGATGATCCGCGTATGATCGTACTTTGGGGTGGATATGCATTCGCAAAAGAATTCAATTCTCCACGTGGTCACTTTTACACTATCACTGATGTACGTAATATTTTGCGTACTGGTGCACCGAAAGACGAAAATAGTGGTCCACAGCCAATGGCTTGTTGGACATGTAAAGGTCCTGATGTTGCTCGTTTAATTTCTGAGTTGGGCGAAGAAGGTTATTTTACTGGTAAATGGGCGAAAGAAGGTGCTGAAGTTGTTAACAGCATCGGTTGTGCGGATTGTCATGATACTAAATCTCAAGAGTTCAAGGACGGTAAACCCGCTTTACGTATCGCACGTCCACATGTATTGCGTGCTTTAGATGCAGTAGGTAAAACTTTCGCGACTTCGGATCGTACTGACCAACGTGCAGCGGTTTGTGCAAACTGTCACGTTGAGTATTATTTTGATAAAAGTACAGGTGCAAGTAATGTAGTATTCCCATGGTATAAAGGTCGTGATGTAGATAGTATCGAAAAATATTACGATGAAATTCAATTCAAAGACTGGGAACACTCAATTTCTAAAGCGCCAATGCTAAAAGCACAACACCCAGATTTTGAAACTTGGTCATTGGGTACACATGGTAAAAATGGTGTTACTTGTATTGATTGTCATATGGCAAAAAAACAAGATAAAGACGGCAAAGTTTATACTGATCACCAAGTTGTAGGTAATCCAGCGAAAGATAACTTTGAAAATACTTGTGCACGTTGCCATGATCAAAGCAAAGAAACTATGGTTCAAACAGTTGAACAGCACAAAAAAGATGTGCGAGAAGTGATGTTAAAACTTGAAGATCAATTAGTAAAAGCTCACTTTGAAGCAAAAGCGGCATGGGATGCGGGTGCAACGAAAGAAGAAATGCACGATGCATTACAAGCAATTCGTCATGCTCAATGGCGTTGGGATTACTCAGCGGCAAGCCACGGTATGCATATTCATGCGCCGGATGTTGCATTAAAAGTGATTGCATCAGGTTTAGATCGTGCTGCAGATGCTCGTACGAAATTAGCTGTGATCTTAGCGAAACATGGTGTTCAACAACCAATTCAATATCCAGATGTGACAACAGCAGAAAAAGCTTGGAAAGTCATGGGTATTGATATTGAGAAAGAACGTAAAGACAAAGAAGAGTTCATTAAAACAGTCATTCCTGAGTGGAACAAAGAAGCGGTCGAAAAAGGCTTAATCTTAACTCCACCACCTGCAAAATAA
- the lipA1 gene encoding lipoyl synthase: MSNTPFKMERGVKYRDAAKTSIIQVRNIDPDQELLPKPSWMKIKLPATSSKIDSIKNGMRRHGLHSVCEEASCPNLHECFNHGTATFMIMGAICTRRCPFCDVAHGKPLPLDPDEPRKVAETVQDMKLKYVVITSVDRDDLVDRGAAHFAATVREIKALNPGCKVEILVPDFRGRVEQAVAILKQNPPDVFNHNLENVPRLYREVRPGADYLWSLELLKTFKQEFPDIPTKSGLMVGLGETNEEILEVMQDLRNHGVTMLTIGQYLQPSRHHLRVERYVPPEEFDMFRAEAEKMGFEHAACGPFVRSSYHADLQASGGLVK; encoded by the coding sequence ATGAGTAATACCCCATTTAAGATGGAGCGTGGCGTGAAATATCGCGATGCTGCTAAAACGTCTATTATTCAAGTCCGTAATATTGATCCTGACCAAGAGTTATTACCCAAACCGTCTTGGATGAAAATCAAATTACCTGCCACTTCATCTAAAATTGATTCGATTAAAAACGGGATGCGTCGACATGGGTTGCATTCAGTTTGTGAAGAAGCATCTTGTCCGAATTTACACGAATGTTTTAATCATGGTACAGCAACCTTTATGATTATGGGGGCGATTTGTACACGTCGTTGTCCATTCTGTGATGTAGCGCATGGGAAACCATTGCCACTTGATCCTGATGAACCACGTAAAGTGGCGGAAACCGTACAAGATATGAAACTGAAATATGTGGTCATTACCTCGGTAGATCGTGATGATTTAGTGGATCGTGGTGCCGCACATTTTGCGGCAACGGTACGTGAAATTAAAGCATTAAATCCAGGTTGTAAAGTCGAAATCTTAGTACCTGATTTCCGTGGTCGGGTGGAACAAGCGGTTGCCATTCTTAAACAGAATCCACCTGATGTATTTAATCATAATTTGGAAAATGTGCCACGTTTATATCGTGAAGTTCGTCCTGGTGCGGACTATCTCTGGTCTTTAGAGTTACTTAAAACTTTCAAACAAGAGTTTCCAGATATCCCGACTAAATCAGGCTTAATGGTTGGATTGGGTGAAACTAATGAAGAGATTTTAGAAGTGATGCAAGATTTGCGTAACCATGGTGTAACAATGTTAACCATTGGGCAGTATCTCCAACCAAGTCGCCATCATTTAAGAGTAGAACGTTATGTTCCACCTGAAGAATTTGATATGTTTCGTGCAGAAGCCGAAAAAATGGGCTTTGAACACGCTGCTTGTGGTCCTTTCGTTCGTTCATCTTACCATGCAGACTTGCAAGCGAGTGGTGGTCTAGTGAAATAA
- the lipB gene encoding lipoate-protein ligase B yields MTIALNIRQLGIQDYETVWQQMQDFTENRDATTPDEIWLVQHPSVFTQGQAGKPEHLLNPTNIPVVQSDRGGQITYHGLGQQIMYVLIDIKRQKAHSKALNVRQLVTALEQSVVQTLAEYHIKAYPKADAPGVYVNVDGQEKKICSLGLRIRKGCSFHGLALNVNMDLTPFHHINPCGYVGLEMCQLADFVQSEQANCDLVSPKLITHFVKILGYNTQQIFNI; encoded by the coding sequence ATGACAATTGCATTAAATATACGCCAGCTCGGTATTCAAGACTACGAAACCGTGTGGCAACAAATGCAGGATTTTACGGAAAATAGGGATGCGACTACACCAGATGAAATTTGGTTAGTACAACATCCGTCGGTATTTACACAAGGACAAGCAGGTAAACCAGAGCATCTGTTAAATCCCACTAATATCCCTGTTGTGCAATCAGACCGCGGTGGACAAATTACCTACCATGGTTTAGGTCAACAGATTATGTATGTTTTAATTGATATTAAGCGTCAAAAAGCACATAGTAAAGCGCTTAATGTGCGCCAGTTAGTGACGGCTCTTGAACAATCAGTCGTACAAACATTGGCTGAGTATCATATAAAGGCTTATCCTAAAGCTGATGCGCCTGGGGTTTATGTGAATGTGGATGGACAAGAGAAAAAAATTTGCTCTCTTGGCTTACGAATTAGAAAAGGTTGTTCATTTCATGGTTTGGCATTAAATGTAAATATGGATCTTACGCCATTTCATCATATCAATCCTTGTGGGTATGTCGGGTTAGAAATGTGCCAATTGGCTGATTTCGTTCAATCTGAACAAGCAAATTGTGATTTAGTTTCACCAAAATTAATTACCCACTTTGTTAAAATTTTAGGCTATAATACTCAACAAATTTTTAACATTTAA
- a CDS encoding Uncharacterized conserved protein, protein MTITTREFNLADIPQQQLKDLLEFPCSFTFKVVGKNRDNLMDDVVSVTQKYAKGDYKPRDHMSSKGTYKSVSIDIIAENIEQVETLYAELAKIEGVRMVL, encoded by the coding sequence ATGACAATTACAACGCGTGAATTTAATTTAGCCGATATTCCACAACAGCAACTTAAAGACTTATTAGAATTTCCTTGTTCATTTACGTTCAAAGTCGTGGGAAAAAATCGAGATAATTTAATGGATGATGTCGTGTCCGTGACACAAAAATATGCCAAGGGGGACTATAAACCTCGGGACCATATGAGCTCAAAAGGCACTTATAAATCAGTTTCAATTGATATTATTGCGGAAAATATTGAGCAAGTGGAAACCCTTTATGCGGAACTGGCAAAAATTGAAGGCGTAAGAATGGTGTTGTAA
- the dacA gene encoding Serine-type D-Ala-D-Ala carboxypeptidase, whose product MFLTALKKSKIAFLASVVSLAANAEDAQFGNVQYPNMAPPQLNAQTYVLMDYNSGAILAALNPDQRQYPASLTKMMTSYVVGDALKQGKIHHNDMVTIGESAWGKNFPDSSKMFLNLNQQVSVSDLNRGIIVVSGNDACVAMAEHVAGSTEQFIALMNKYVQQFGLKNTNFTTPHGLDDPNQYSSARDMAIIGSHIIRDLPEEYKIYAEKEFTFNKIKQPNRNGLLWDKSMNVDGMKTGHTSQAGYNLVVSATNAGNMRLVSVVMGVPTYKGREVESKKLLQWGFNSFDTFKTLEANKAVGEQSVYYGDSGKIAVGVLQDGFITIPKGRQADLKARMEFDKKYLEAPLVKGQAVGKVVYSLDGNDVATVKLQAMQDVGEASFIGKGWDWLVLTVKSLFD is encoded by the coding sequence ATGTTCTTAACAGCTCTTAAAAAATCAAAAATCGCGTTCTTAGCTAGTGTTGTGTCACTGGCAGCTAATGCGGAAGATGCGCAATTTGGTAATGTTCAATACCCTAATATGGCTCCTCCACAATTAAATGCGCAAACCTATGTTTTGATGGATTATAATTCGGGCGCAATTTTAGCCGCACTTAATCCGGATCAACGTCAATATCCGGCATCTTTAACAAAAATGATGACAAGCTATGTGGTTGGGGATGCCTTAAAGCAAGGTAAAATTCATCATAATGATATGGTGACGATTGGTGAAAGTGCGTGGGGGAAAAATTTTCCAGATTCATCAAAGATGTTTTTAAACCTTAATCAGCAGGTTTCTGTGTCAGATCTGAACCGAGGCATTATTGTAGTATCAGGGAATGATGCTTGTGTTGCTATGGCAGAACATGTTGCAGGTTCAACAGAACAATTTATCGCTTTAATGAATAAATATGTGCAACAATTTGGGTTAAAGAATACTAATTTTACTACGCCACATGGTTTAGACGATCCTAATCAATATTCTTCAGCGCGCGATATGGCAATTATTGGTTCACACATTATTCGTGATTTACCTGAAGAATACAAAATTTATGCAGAAAAAGAGTTTACATTCAATAAAATCAAGCAACCAAACCGTAATGGTTTGTTGTGGGATAAAAGCATGAATGTGGACGGCATGAAGACAGGACATACTAGCCAGGCAGGTTATAACTTGGTCGTTTCAGCGACGAATGCCGGTAATATGCGTTTAGTTTCTGTGGTAATGGGTGTACCTACTTATAAAGGTCGTGAAGTAGAAAGTAAAAAACTCCTTCAATGGGGTTTCAATAGTTTTGACACATTCAAAACATTAGAAGCAAATAAAGCGGTTGGCGAACAATCCGTTTATTATGGTGACTCAGGCAAAATTGCAGTTGGCGTTTTACAAGATGGTTTTATTACCATTCCTAAGGGCCGTCAGGCGGACTTGAAAGCGCGTATGGAGTTTGATAAAAAATATCTTGAAGCGCCATTAGTCAAAGGTCAAGCAGTAGGTAAAGTGGTATATAGCCTTGATGGTAATGATGTTGCTACTGTGAAATTACAAGCGATGCAAGATGTAGGTGAAGCGAGTTTCATTGGAAAAGGATGGGACTGGTTAGTTTTAACTGTAAAAAGCTTGTTTGATTAA
- a CDS encoding rare lipoprotein A, whose product MIKFKIFLTALFAFALSACTSHAEAKRVTNKPVVKHTQTLAKKLGNGIYKVNGRTYTTEPNTNAKHYEKHGKASYYHNKFNGRRTASGEIYRGNLYTAAHRTLPLGSYVLVTNTRNKRKVVVKINDRGPFYGGRIIDLSRAAAADLGMIASGVGNVKVEKLHVAQNNSYLSVNNLEE is encoded by the coding sequence ATGATTAAATTTAAGATTTTTTTAACCGCACTTTTCGCTTTTGCATTATCCGCGTGTACATCCCATGCAGAAGCAAAACGTGTGACCAATAAGCCGGTTGTGAAACATACACAAACATTAGCAAAGAAGTTGGGTAACGGTATTTATAAAGTTAACGGTAGAACTTATACAACTGAACCAAATACTAATGCCAAGCATTATGAAAAACACGGTAAAGCAAGCTATTATCACAATAAGTTTAATGGTCGCCGTACGGCGAGTGGTGAGATTTATCGCGGCAATTTATATACAGCCGCTCATCGAACTTTACCTTTAGGTTCTTATGTGCTTGTTACTAATACACGTAATAAGCGTAAAGTGGTAGTGAAAATTAATGATCGAGGACCTTTCTATGGCGGACGAATCATTGATTTATCTCGAGCGGCAGCGGCGGATTTAGGTATGATTGCCAGCGGTGTTGGTAATGTAAAAGTAGAAAAATTGCATGTAGCCCAAAATAATTCATATTTATCAGTCAATAATTTAGAAGAATAA
- the mrdB gene encoding rod shape-determining protein RodA, with amino-acid sequence MNERKSLISSLWEKMHVDFWLLLGLIVISGYGLLVLYSASGGSEVMFRNRVIQVILGFVVMIVMAQFPPRFYQRIAPYLFIAGIIMLILVDAVGATSKGAQRWLDLGVIRFQPSEIVKLAVPLMVAVYLGNRTLPPTLKDTMISLVLILVPTLLVAIQPDLGTSILVSASGIFVVFLAGMSWWLIGSAIVGVAAFIPVMWLYLMHDYQRTRVLTLLDPEKDPLGAGYHILQSKIAIGSGGILGKGWMQGTQSQLEFLPEPHTDFIFAVLSEEHGMIGVIILLAIYFFIIIRGLMIGTQVQTAFGRLLTGALTLIFFVYIFVNIGMVSGILPVVGVPLPLISYGGTSFVSLMAGFGLIMSIHTHKRTLYSQGN; translated from the coding sequence ATGAATGAAAGAAAATCATTAATTTCAAGTCTTTGGGAAAAGATGCATGTGGATTTCTGGCTATTGCTTGGTTTGATTGTGATTTCAGGTTATGGTTTGTTAGTACTTTATAGTGCTTCAGGCGGCAGTGAAGTTATGTTTCGTAACCGCGTGATTCAAGTCATACTTGGTTTTGTCGTCATGATTGTTATGGCGCAATTCCCACCGCGTTTTTATCAACGTATTGCCCCTTATTTATTTATCGCGGGTATTATTATGTTGATATTAGTGGACGCTGTGGGAGCAACCAGTAAAGGTGCACAGCGTTGGCTTGATTTAGGCGTTATTCGTTTTCAACCGTCCGAAATTGTTAAACTGGCGGTGCCACTGATGGTAGCAGTGTATTTAGGAAATCGCACATTGCCCCCAACCTTAAAAGATACCATGATTTCATTGGTACTTATTCTTGTGCCTACTTTGCTGGTGGCTATTCAACCTGATTTAGGCACATCAATTTTAGTTAGTGCTTCGGGCATATTTGTGGTATTTTTAGCAGGTATGAGTTGGTGGCTTATCGGCTCAGCGATCGTCGGGGTGGCAGCGTTTATTCCCGTTATGTGGCTTTATTTAATGCATGATTATCAACGCACTCGTGTATTAACATTGTTGGACCCTGAGAAAGATCCGCTTGGTGCCGGGTATCATATTTTGCAATCGAAGATTGCAATCGGTTCGGGTGGAATACTAGGTAAAGGTTGGATGCAAGGTACGCAATCACAACTTGAATTTTTACCTGAACCACACACTGACTTTATTTTCGCTGTGTTAAGTGAAGAACATGGTATGATTGGCGTGATTATTTTGCTTGCGATTTATTTCTTTATTATAATTCGTGGATTGATGATTGGAACGCAAGTACAAACAGCATTTGGACGACTCTTAACTGGAGCGTTAACGCTAATCTTCTTTGTTTATATTTTTGTAAATATTGGAATGGTAAGTGGTATTTTGCCAGTTGTTGGTGTGCCGTTACCATTAATAAGTTATGGTGGTACGTCGTTTGTATCGCTTATGGCTGGATTTGGCTTAATTATGTCAATCCATACCCACAAACGTACCCTTTATTCCCAAGGGAACTAA
- the penA gene encoding peptidoglycan glycosyltransferase: MSLLRKLFLTPTHEPLRDNKAERNLFARRALVAFVGTLVLTAVLMMNLYHLQVQEFDKYQTRSNGNRIKLLPVPPTRGLIYDRNGTLLAQNLTFFGLYIVPEKVENLDRTLDELRGIVGLTDEDIEQFKKERRRSTRYTPILLKPDLTEEQIAKFAVTQYNYQSLDVRPYFKRHYLYGEPMTHILGYVAKINDKDAERLKNEDKEAAYAGTTDIGKLGIERFYEDQLRGTAGFEQVEINNRGKVVRKLSEQLPVAGKSVYLTIDLPLQQYITELLGNQKGSVVVMDPKDSSILAMVSSPSYDNNLFVGGISGEDYKRLLTDESRPLYNRATQGAYPPASTVKPFVAVAALTEGTITPNWTIPDPGYFQLPNTSKKFRDWKKSGHGATNLQKAITESSDTYFYTVAYRMGIDRLSEWMKRFGFGMPTGIDIKEETAAIMPTREWKQKRYKKPWVMGDTIPVGIGQGYWTATPLQLAKATSVLVNNGKVNTPHLMKETHGSSVEPYKDPLLYDDIKEPDAAAWSAAKRGMYGVIHSPAGTGRKAFAGAAYVAAGKSGTAQVFSLKEGQKYNAANLKKYLHDHAWFTAFAPYENPQVVVSIILENAGGGSSNAAPVVRRIMDFYLNNRLPKIIAAEQRTTQNNGGVVENEVPMEEPVETNKNITSKTDESAVRNSQELNERKSENQPTE, encoded by the coding sequence GTGAGTTTACTCAGAAAACTGTTTTTAACTCCTACACATGAACCGCTCCGGGATAATAAAGCGGAGCGGAATCTGTTTGCGCGCCGTGCATTAGTCGCATTTGTGGGGACATTGGTACTGACGGCAGTTTTAATGATGAACTTATATCATCTTCAAGTACAAGAGTTTGATAAATACCAAACCCGTTCTAATGGTAACCGTATTAAATTATTACCGGTTCCCCCGACTCGTGGCCTTATTTATGATCGAAATGGAACGTTGCTTGCACAAAATCTAACATTTTTCGGTTTATATATTGTGCCAGAAAAAGTAGAAAATCTTGACCGCACTTTAGATGAATTGCGTGGGATTGTTGGGTTGACTGACGAAGATATCGAACAATTCAAAAAAGAGCGTCGTCGTTCAACAAGATATACGCCTATTTTACTCAAACCTGATTTAACAGAAGAACAGATCGCTAAATTTGCGGTAACACAATATAACTATCAAAGTCTTGATGTTCGCCCTTATTTCAAACGCCATTATCTTTATGGTGAACCGATGACGCATATTTTGGGTTATGTGGCAAAAATTAATGATAAAGATGCTGAACGCCTGAAAAATGAAGATAAAGAAGCGGCTTATGCTGGCACAACAGATATTGGTAAGTTGGGAATTGAGCGTTTTTATGAAGATCAATTACGCGGTACAGCAGGTTTCGAGCAAGTTGAAATTAATAATCGTGGTAAGGTTGTACGCAAACTGAGTGAGCAATTACCTGTAGCAGGTAAAAGTGTGTATCTCACCATTGATTTACCCTTACAGCAGTATATTACGGAACTTTTAGGCAATCAAAAAGGCTCAGTTGTCGTCATGGATCCGAAAGATAGTAGTATTTTGGCCATGGTTTCGAGTCCGAGTTATGATAATAATTTATTCGTAGGGGGGATTTCTGGCGAAGATTATAAACGCTTACTTACAGATGAAAGTCGCCCTTTATATAACCGTGCAACACAAGGTGCTTATCCACCTGCTTCAACAGTGAAACCTTTCGTTGCGGTTGCCGCTTTAACAGAAGGTACAATTACTCCAAATTGGACTATCCCTGATCCAGGTTATTTCCAATTGCCGAATACCAGTAAAAAATTCCGCGACTGGAAAAAATCAGGGCATGGCGCAACTAATTTGCAGAAAGCTATTACGGAATCATCGGATACTTATTTTTACACCGTAGCGTATCGGATGGGAATTGATCGTTTGTCGGAATGGATGAAACGTTTTGGTTTTGGTATGCCGACGGGGATTGATATTAAAGAAGAAACTGCAGCCATTATGCCAACCCGTGAATGGAAACAGAAGCGTTATAAGAAACCTTGGGTAATGGGAGATACGATTCCTGTGGGAATCGGTCAAGGTTATTGGACGGCTACGCCATTACAGCTCGCAAAAGCTACTTCAGTGTTAGTGAATAATGGTAAAGTGAATACGCCACATTTGATGAAAGAAACCCATGGTTCAAGCGTAGAGCCTTATAAAGATCCCTTACTTTATGATGATATAAAAGAACCTGACGCTGCCGCTTGGAGTGCAGCAAAACGTGGGATGTATGGTGTAATTCATTCTCCTGCAGGAACGGGGCGTAAGGCTTTTGCCGGTGCGGCTTATGTTGCGGCTGGTAAATCAGGAACCGCGCAAGTATTTAGCCTTAAAGAAGGGCAAAAATATAATGCGGCAAATTTGAAGAAATATTTGCATGACCACGCTTGGTTCACTGCATTTGCGCCTTATGAGAATCCGCAAGTGGTTGTTTCTATTATTTTAGAGAATGCTGGTGGTGGTTCAAGTAATGCGGCACCGGTTGTTCGTCGTATTATGGATTTTTATTTAAATAATCGTTTGCCTAAAATCATTGCCGCAGAGCAACGTACGACTCAAAATAATGGTGGTGTTGTAGAAAACGAAGTACCCATGGAAGAACCAGTGGAAACGAATAAAAACATCACATCAAAGACGGATGAAAGTGCGGTCAGAAATTCACAAGAATTAAATGAGCGAAAATCTGAGAATCAGCCAACGGAATAA
- the rlmH gene encoding rRNA large subunit methyltransferase, with protein MKIQLIAVGTKMPDWVKTGFEEYQRRFPKDMPFELIEISAGKRGKNADIARILEQEGKAMLAACGKGKIVTLDIPGKPWTTHQLAQQLEAWKNDGRDVCLLIGGPEGLSPECKAAAEQSWSLSPLTLPHPLVRVVVAESLYRAWSLTANHPYHRE; from the coding sequence ATGAAAATTCAACTGATTGCCGTCGGCACTAAAATGCCGGATTGGGTGAAAACGGGCTTTGAAGAGTATCAACGTCGTTTTCCCAAAGATATGCCATTTGAACTGATTGAGATTTCTGCTGGCAAACGCGGCAAAAATGCGGATATTGCGCGTATTTTAGAGCAAGAAGGCAAAGCCATGCTGGCCGCCTGCGGTAAAGGAAAAATAGTTACACTCGATATTCCAGGCAAACCTTGGACAACACATCAGCTTGCCCAACAGCTTGAAGCTTGGAAAAATGATGGACGTGATGTGTGTTTGTTGATTGGTGGACCAGAAGGTTTATCGCCCGAATGTAAAGCTGCCGCGGAACAAAGCTGGTCATTATCACCTTTAACATTGCCACATCCGCTCGTTCGAGTTGTTGTTGCCGAGAGTCTTTATCGTGCGTGGTCACTCACTGCGAATCACCCTTATCATCGAGAATAA
- the ybeB gene encoding iojap family protein: MNLTEYLIEKLDDLKATNIQYIDVRGKSSITDNMIICTGTSSRHVASLAQKLIDESKQAGIESFGEEGKATADWVVVDFGQAIVHIMQQESREMYQLEKLWA; this comes from the coding sequence ATGAATTTAACTGAATATTTAATTGAAAAGTTAGATGATTTAAAAGCGACGAATATCCAGTATATTGATGTACGCGGAAAATCATCAATTACGGATAATATGATTATTTGCACGGGCACATCAAGTCGTCATGTGGCATCGCTTGCGCAAAAACTCATTGATGAAAGCAAACAGGCAGGTATTGAGAGTTTTGGCGAAGAAGGTAAAGCAACCGCTGATTGGGTCGTGGTAGATTTTGGTCAAGCCATTGTGCATATTATGCAACAAGAAAGTCGCGAAATGTACCAGCTTGAGAAACTGTGGGCGTAG
- a CDS encoding DNA utilization protein YhiR gives MLSYRHSFHAGNHADVLKHIVQMLIIENLQQKDKGFYYLDTHSGVGRYRLFSEESEKTAEFQEGIARLWERNDLPEIVARYVAQIRKLNYGGKELRYYAGSPLIAAQMLRPQDRALLTELHPTDFPLLRNNFKEFKNITTKRDDGFQQLKATLPPKERRGLVLIDPPYELKEDYELVVKAVEEGYKRFATGIYAIWYPVVLRQQTKRIVKGLETTGIRKILQIELAVRPDSEQRGMTASGMIVINPPWQLESQMKEILPYLVNVLVPEGTGSYSVKWITPE, from the coding sequence ATGCTGAGTTATCGTCACAGTTTTCATGCTGGCAACCACGCCGACGTGTTAAAACATATTGTACAAATGCTGATTATTGAAAATTTACAGCAAAAGGATAAAGGGTTCTATTATCTTGATACTCATTCGGGTGTAGGGCGTTATCGTTTGTTTAGTGAAGAATCCGAAAAAACGGCAGAATTTCAAGAAGGTATTGCGCGTTTATGGGAACGAAATGATTTGCCTGAAATAGTTGCGCGTTATGTAGCCCAAATTAGAAAACTCAATTATGGTGGTAAAGAATTACGCTATTATGCTGGGTCGCCGCTTATTGCGGCGCAAATGTTGCGCCCGCAAGATCGTGCTTTATTGACAGAACTTCATCCCACGGATTTCCCTTTATTGCGTAATAATTTTAAAGAGTTTAAAAATATTACGACAAAGCGCGATGATGGTTTCCAACAGCTTAAAGCCACACTTCCACCGAAAGAACGTCGTGGGCTAGTATTAATTGATCCTCCTTATGAATTGAAAGAAGATTATGAATTAGTCGTCAAAGCCGTTGAAGAAGGTTATAAACGTTTTGCTACCGGTATTTATGCCATTTGGTATCCCGTTGTCTTACGTCAACAAACTAAACGAATCGTTAAAGGCTTAGAAACAACAGGTATTCGCAAAATTTTACAAATTGAATTAGCCGTTCGACCTGATAGTGAACAACGGGGTATGACGGCAAGTGGTATGATTGTGATTAATCCGCCATGGCAGTTAGAAAGCCAAATGAAAGAAATTTTGCCTTACCTTGTGAATGTGTTGGTTCCTGAAGGAACGGGAAGTTATTCTGTGAAATGGATTACCCCAGAGTAG